From the Pongo pygmaeus isolate AG05252 chromosome X, NHGRI_mPonPyg2-v2.0_pri, whole genome shotgun sequence genome, one window contains:
- the LOC129025050 gene encoding sperm protein associated with the nucleus on the X chromosome N4 produces the protein MEEPTSSTKGNKMKSPCESSKRKVDKKKKNLDRASAPEQSLKETEKAKYPTLVFYYRKNKKRNSNQLENNQLTESSTDPIKEKGDLDISAGSPQDGGQN, from the exons ATGGAAGAGCCAACTTCAAGCACCAAAGGGAATAAAATGAAGAGCCCCTGTGAATCCAGCAAAAGAAAAGTTGACAAG AAGAAGAAGAATCTGGACAGAGCCTCAGCCCCTGAACAGAGtttgaaagagacagaaaaagcaaaatatccAACATTAGTGTTTTACTACaggaagaataagaaaagaaattcaaatcaacTGGAGAATAACCAGCTTACAGAGAGCTCCACTGATCCAATCAAAGAGAAAGGAGACCTAGACATATCTGCAGGATCTCCACAGGATGGTGGGCAGAATTAG